In Molothrus aeneus isolate 106 chromosome 4, BPBGC_Maene_1.0, whole genome shotgun sequence, the following are encoded in one genomic region:
- the CDS1 gene encoding phosphatidate cytidylyltransferase 1 → MSARRRRRAATEPEEEEEEEEEEEEEEEEEAGSDKEVDLEERLHELDLRSDSDIPDVPPPTDSTPEILKRALSGLSARWKNWWIRGILSLAMISGFFLIIYLGSFMLMLLVLSIQVKCYHEIITIGYRVYHSYDLPWFRSLSWYFLLCVNYFFYGETVADYFATFVQRREQLQFLIRYHRFISFALYLTGFCMFVLSLVKKHYRLQFYMFAWTHVTLLITVTQSHLVIQNLFEGMIWFLVPISSVICNDITAYIFGFFFGRTPLIKLSPKKTWEGFIGGFFSTVVFGFIFSYFLAQHQYFVCPVEYNSETNRFVTECEPSELFHMKKYSVPPLLQAVLGWETVNMYPFQLHSFALSTFASLIGPFGGFFASGFKRAFKIKDFADTIPGHGGIMDRFDCQYLMATFVHVYITSFIRGPNPSKLLKQLLILQPEQQLSVYKTLKSHLVEKGILQPSLRG, encoded by the exons ATgtcggcgcggcggcggcggagggcAGCCACAGAGccggaggaggaagaggaggaggaggaggaggaggaggaggaggaggaggaggaggcgggtaGCGACAAG GAAGTGGATTTGGAAGAAAGACTTCATGAGTTGGACCTTAGAAGTGATTCAGATATTCCTGATGTTCCTCCACCAACAGACAGCACTCCAGAAATCCTCAAGAGGGCTTTGTCAGGCTTATCTGCCAG gtgGAAAAATTGGTGGATTCGTGGAATTCTCTCCCTAGCTatgatttctggtttttttctgattatatATCTGGGATCATTTATGCTGATGCTTCTG GTCTTAAGCATTCAAGTGAAGTGTTATCACGAAATCATTACTATTGGTTACAGAGTCTACCACTCGTATGATTTACCATGGTTTAGATCCCTCAGCTG GTACTTTTTGCTCTGTGTGAACTACTTCTTTTATGGAGAGACTGTAGCTGATTACTTTGCTACATTTgtgcaaagaagagaacagctGCAATTCCTCATTCGTTACCACAGATTTATATCTTTTGCCCTCTATTTAACAG GATTCTGCATGTTTGTTTTGAGTTTAGTGAAGAAACATTATCGTCTGCAGTTTTACATG TTCGCATGGACTCATGTCACTTTGCTGATCACTGTAACTCAATCTCACCTTGTCATCCAAAATCTCTTTGAAGGCATGATCTG GTTTCTGGTTCCAATTTCAAGTGTTATCTGCAATGACATTACCGCTTATATTTTTGGGTTCTTCTTTGGCAGAACTCCATTAATTAAG CTGTCTCCCAAGAAGACCTGGGAGGGGTTCATTGGAGGCTTCTTTTCCACTGTTGTATTTGGATTTATT ttttcctaTTTTTTGGCTCAACATCAGTATTTTGTCTGCCCTGTGGAATACAACAGTGAAACCAACAGATTTGTGACAGAGTGTGAACCTTCAGAGCTCTTCCATATGAAGAAGTACTCTGTGCCACCATTGCTTCAGGCTGTGTTGGGATgg GAAACAGTGAATATGTACCCATTTCAGTTGCACAGCTTTGCACTGTCAACATTTGCCTCATTAATTGGGCCATTTGGAGGATTCTTTGCCAGTGGTTTTAAAAGAGCTTTCAAAATCAAG GATTTTGCAGACACAATCCCTGGGCACGGTGGGATAATGGATCGCTTTGATTGTCAGTACTTGATGGCCACTTTTGTTCATGTCTATATCACCAGTTTCATAAG GGGTCCAAATCCCAGCAAATTACTGAAACAGCTATTGATACTTCAGCCTGAACAACAATTAAGTGTGTATAAAACCCTGAAATCTCACCTCGTTGAAAAAGGGATCTTGCAGCCATCTCTAAGAGGGTAG